One Anatilimnocola floriformis genomic window, GGCCCGATAAAGCCATAAAAATGGTTGCAGGTGGCAATTCTGCGGGGTAGCATAGCCGGGAGCTTCATGCCGGCCGCGACTCCGTGCGCTTGCTGATCTCGCCTATTTATTCCTGCCGTTCCGCACAATTTCTTGAAGAGTTTGGGAGAATCTTTCCATGCGAAAGCTCTTTCGCCAGCTGTACAGGCCCGGGGTGGTCTGGCTGATGATCCTGACGTTCGGCCTGAACACGGCCCTGGCTTGCCGTTGGCGTGCCTCGCGCTGCTGTGCTCCTTGCTACACCATCTGCCAGCCAGCTCCTGGCTGCGGAACCGCAGTTCCGGCCGGTGGCTCGGCTGCCATGCCGGGTGCTCCTGGCACCACGGTGCAACGCCCCGAACTGGCCGACCCGGCCGATGTGAAGCCCGCGCTGCCGCCGGCTGAACCGATGCCTCCGGTCAAGCCTGTGAAGCCCGTCAAGCCGGTCGCTCCCGTACCGCCGAAACCAGTCGATCCAGCTCCTCCGGTCAAGCCAGCTGACCCGGTTCCCGCCGTGGAACCTGTTCCGCCCAAGCCGGCTGATCCAGCTCCGCCGGTGAAACCCGCCGATCCAGAACCGATGCCGCCGAAACCGGCCGATCCGGTTGACCCGGCCCCGCCCGTGAAGCCCGTCGATCCGGCTCCCGTGGACCCAGTTCCGCCCAAGCCCGCCGATCCAGTGGATCCGGCCCCGCCGAAACCGGCTGACCCGAAGGCCATGCCGCCAGAAGTCGACCCGTTCGCTCCGCCGGCCAAGCCCGCTGATCCAAAGCCGGCCGCTCCGCCAGCTGAAGTCGATCCATTCGCCCCGGCTCCAGCCAAACCGGCTGACCCGGCCATGCCAGCTCCGCCGAAGCCCGCTGCTCCGCCAGCCGAAGTCGATCCGTTCGCTCCGGCCCCGGCCAAGCCCGCTGATCCAGCTCCGGCCAAGCCTGCCGCTCCGGCCGAAGTCGACCCGTTTGCTCCCGCCGCTGCTCCGGCCCCCGCCCCAGCTCCAGTGAAGCCAGCTGCCCCAGCCGAAGCCGATCCGTTCGCTCCGGCCGCAGCCCCTGCTGCTGCACCAGCCCCAGCTCCGGCCGCACCGGCCGAAGCTGATCCGTTTGCTCCGGCTCCGGCCAAGCCTGCCGATCCAGGCAAGACGGAACCGATCAAGGTCGAACCGAAGGCCGATCCGGTCGATGATCTGTTTGCCCCGGAAAAGCCAGCGGCTCCGAAGCCGGCTCCGGCCCCAGCCCCGGCTGAAGCCGATCCGTTTGCTCCGGCTCCTGCTGCCCCGGCCGCACCTGCTGCTCCCGCCGTGCCGGCGCCAGCCGCTCCGGCCAAGCCCGAAGCTGATCCGTTTGCCGATCCCTTCAAGATCTCGGCCGAAGGTCAGTTGCCGATGCGGACGTGGAATGACAACACCGGTACCTTCACCATCGAAGGTCGCTTGATCGCGATCATGGATGGCCAGATCCGCGTGCTGAAGACCACCGGCAAGACCACCACCGTGCCGATGCGTCGCTTGAGCGATGCCGACAAGAAGTACGTGGAAGAAATCGTCAACCGCCACGGCACAACGCTCATCGGCGTCGTCGCTGCTCGGTAGATCAAGAGACGTAGCACGAACCCCTAGGTTCGTGCGAGTCGAGTTGAGTTGAAAACAGAATCGGCTGCCGTAAGGCAGCCGATTTTTTTATGCGCAGGAAGCCCGACGCGTGAGCGGAAGGGAGAGGTGTGAGCAAATTCGTAAATTGGTAACGTGCGGCAGCACCAAGAACGGTTGAACGGCAAGTACACGCGGCTGTGCATCAAACTCGCTTCGAGTTGTGCTTCCGCACGTTGGTGAATCTGGAATACGCGCGCGATTCCCCTTCCGCTCACGCGTCGGGTTTCCTGCACGCAAGAAAACAAACAGCCCGCCGATATTGTCAGCGGGCTGAGCGGAATGACTTCAGTTGATCGACTGCGAGCTATTTGTTGAGCAGCTGATAAATGACATTGATGGCAGCGTCGCGGCTTTTGATCCTGTCGGCGTCATTGCCTTGAAACATCGCGTCCAGCGTGTTGCGCAGATTGATATCGTCGTCGAGGTTTTTACGCAGTTCGTCGAGCGTCTTCTTCGTGCTCGCCGAAGGCTTCTTCATATCTTTGAGTTCGGCCATGATCGCGCCGAAGGCTTCGCCGTGAGCTTGCACGGTCGAATTGATGTTTTCGATCCGGGCGTCAAGATGCTTCAGGCTGTCCTTCACTTCAGCGATGTCGGCCTTGAGTGTGGAAAGATCACCCGTGTTTGATCGAGGAGTTTCGCCGCTAATACCAGCGATGATCACCTGAGTCGGCACCGCTGCCGGCATGTAATAGGCCGGGTAGGCATAGACGGCTTGTTGGTGGTGATGATGCCAGCCTGCCTGGGTCGTGGCGGCGCCGAAGGAGACGAGTGCCAATACGGCAGGAATCAGGGTGCGTTTCATGAAAACTAAACCTCGCGGCCGATCGCCGAATAGGGAAGCTGGGAAGTACTGGTAAAAGGTAGGACACTCGCCCCCTGATTGCAATAGTTTGACTGGCAAATTCAGCGAAAGAGACCCGGGGAGAATTATGGAGATTGTTGGTCCATAAGTGGGGAAGAAGCTGCTTGTTTGTGATGTTTGGAGTAATTAAATTGATTGGGCAATTTAGACTAGGAATCTCAGGCTAAAAGCAAGGAACCGCCGCCATGACTAGCGACTCTCAGCCTATCTCATCCAAATGGACTCGCCGCGCAGCCTTACAAGTCGGCGCAGGCCTCGCGGCATATGCAGCCTGCCCGCGGAGCAGCCGGGCAGCTACTGCGAATGCCACAAATGTTTGTATTGATCGGCCCATCACATCTCGCAGTATGTCGGACGCCGAAATCCGCAAGTCTCCATCTGCCGCTGCATTGCATGGACTTTCGATCGCCAACGAAGACCCGAAGCGTCTACATGCATTGCGAGCCCCCTCTTCGGGTCCTACTGAAATTCCTACCCTGCCTTCTCAGGCAGCATTCTTAAACAAATGGGATACCGACACGCTCAACGTGTTTTTCATCAACGGAAGCACGAAGATGCAAGACCGGGTTTTCGAGCAGGTGCAGAAATGGAGCGATGTCTGCAACTTGAAATTCAAGCCGTCCACGTTGGCGAACTCCCATGTCCGCGTCACTTTCAACCGCGGAGAGGGGCACTTCTCCTTCGTCGGCATCGAAGCCTTACAAATGCGTGGCCAGCAAACGATGAATCTCGACATGACCCAGGACACCATGTTGGGTGACTACAACCTGTCCGTCATCTTGCACGAGTTTGGGCACGCGATGGGTTTGGTACACGAACATTCGAGTCCCGACAGCAATTTGAAGTTCGCTGGCATGAACCAGTTAATCAATTTCTTCCGTGGCAAGTTCGGTGAGGGAACCACCAATACCGCCAAAACTCAGGAGCTAATCGAACACAACATTCTGAAAAAATACCGAGAGGGTGAAGTCACGAAATTCAGCAAGTTCGATCCCGAATCGATCATGATCTATGCTCTGCCTGCAGAAGTCCTGGCACCCGGTTCTGGACCGATGCGCGCCAATCTCGAGTTGTCAGCAACTGACAAAAAATATGCTGCCGATCTTTATGGACCGTCCTCGAATCCCAATGGCAATCAAGGAGGCAAGGATCAAAACAGCGGCGACACCAACTCCAGCAAAAAATCTTCCGATCCAAAGCAGTTCACCGCCGGCGGTGAAGCCGTAGGGTGTTATCTGAGCGCCGGTTCAACTGTTGAATTAAAGCTAGTTGTTCCCAACAGCCAGGCCGACAAAAGGTTGGCCATTTATACGACGGGCACGACGCGCGTGATGCTCACGCTAAAGACATCTTCCGGCACGGAGATTTCGCTCACCGACAAGTCCGAGCATGGCTCGCCCGACTTCATGAACGAGGTGATTATGAAGAATTTGTCGGCCGGCGATTATAAGGTGTCTATCAAGCATCCTTCGTCGAGCGGCGGCGGCAGCTTCAAGATCCAGGCCAACTCGGAGAGTTTTGATAAATACCTGTTCGGCCGTAATAAAGCCCAGTGAAGAAAGTTCTGAGCTGGGAGTTCTGAGTTTTGAGACAGGAGAAGAATATCACCTATTCCTGTCTCAGAACTCAAAAATCAGAACTCAAAACTTTTCTGCTAGCACCGGCACTGCCAAACCCCGTCACTCCCACTGGTAAGGCTTGCCGATCGCGTTGCTTCCACCCGGCATGGGGAAGTGGGGGAAATTCTGGTTTCTTCCGCTGCCGATGAGGAGTTTAATCGAACGGGCTTTAGCAGCTCTCACTGCGATATCTCGCGCGATTCCCCCAAATTTCTTCCAGGAGTTCCCGCCATGTCCCGCCGTCCGTTCGTTCGCCTGGCCGCAGGCCTGGCTGCCGTGGCGTCGCTCTCCTTCAACATCGCTCCGGCCCAAGCCGGCGGCGGCGGCTGCGGCTGCGAAGCTCCGGCCCAGACGGTGTATCACGTCCATCAGCGCTGTGGCCATTGCTGCCGCAGCGCCCCGCCGGTAGGCATGATCGTCCCATCGGCTCCGATGATGGCGGCCGCTCCCATGATGGCAGCGCCGATGATGGCCCCTGCCATGCCCGTGCAAATGGTTTCGGCCGCGCCGACCTTTGCGATGGCTCCCGTGCAAACGGTCACTGTGGCACAAGCGCCAGTTGCGGCGCCGCAGTTTCAACTGAGCCTGGCTCCGCAGCCCGCGAGCGCCCCCACTTCCAACTGCGGCGGTGATCGGTTGCGTGCTGCCGTGCTGCAAGCCGTGCAAAACAGCAGTTCCAGCTCCGGATCGTCGGCGCTGTCTGCTCCCAGCAGCAACACGGAAGACCAGTTGTCGCAGCTTGAAAAACGAGTAGCAAAGCTTGAGGATGACACCAAGGACATCCAATCCAAAGCTCGGGACATCTTGGAGCTGTTGCGCGAGATGAAGAATAAATAGTAGACGCGTTGTTGGAAGAGCGCGATGACAAAAGCTGTCGCGTCCTGGTTTGCAGGCCGCGATTTTTTGTTTCTTGGCCGAAATCGCTGCAGATTGAGGCGTTGTTGCTACTGGCAAACTTTGCGGAATATGCCTGTCGTGCCGCAGGGTATCTTTAATACTCTTCTGCTGGCTGTAGCAAATCTTTTAGATGTGCGTTTCGCACCGCCGATGCTCTATGGAACACCCAGGCCCCTGACATGTAGGGGTAGTAGCAGTTTACCGCTGCGGGTTTGCAGGCCTTCCACCGGAACATCCGATGACCCGGCACTTTACTCTCGCAGTTGTTTGCCTGTTTGCCGCGCCCCTCGTGGCAGCCGCTCAATCGCGTTTCCCACCGCGCTGCTTCACCAACTCCGCGGCCCAGCCGTCATGCGAAGCTCGCCCCACGTGCGAGGCGCCAGAACCCAACTGCGAGTGTAAGCCACCCTGCAAACCGCCCTGCAATCCACCACCGCCGCCGCAGATGCCCATGTATTACCAACAGCCGGGCGTCTTTGTGCAGCCCCCCGCCACCGGCACCGTGCAAGGACCGATCGAACAAACCACCGTGGAAGGGGCCGAACTCAGCTTTCCCGAATTGCGGCTGCGCATGCCTTCGCTTCGCATGCCGACAGTTTCGCGCTCGCGGCAGAACGCGCGGATGGTGCTCGATCAGGCCCATGCTCCCTTTGTCGAATCGCCCCCAGTCGCGGCCATGCCCGCAGCTCCCGCAGCCGCGCCGATGGCGGCTCCTGCTGCTGCGCCCATGATGGCTGCCGCTCCCATGGCAGCGCCGCAAATGATGATGGCCCCCGCCGCCGCGCCTCAGATGCAAATGATGATGGCGCCAGCGGCCGCACCCCAAGTCATGATGGCTCCAGCCGCAGCGCCGCAAATGATGATGATGGCCCCCGTGCAAATGGCGCCGCAGCAATACTACATTCCGCAGCAGGCTCCGACGCCTCAGGCTCAGCCGCAGCAAAATCCCGTGCAGCCGATGCAAGCGCCGCAGCCCGAGCCCGATTACTCGCCGCGGCAATACTCTCCGCAGCCTTGCCCGCCGCAGCCGACCTGCGATGCTCGCGGCAATCCGATCGCCTACAACGCTGCCGAGGAAAAGATCCGGCAGCTCGAAGTCGCCGAACAACAGCTCAAGCAGCGAATGGAATCGCTCCGTCGTCAACTCGAGCAAATCGAACTAACCAAGCGGCCGCCGACACCGACGCCCGACTTGGGCGCACGCTCGATTCAACTCACTCCCACGCAGCAACTGCGCCCGACTGGTGTGCAGCCGGTCAGCCAACCAATCGCCCCGCCGGTCAAGCAGCCAACTGCCGCGCAGCCTGCGCCCGCTGGCCAGCGAGTGTATGAAGCGCGGCCCGCGACGTACATCAGCGAACCGCAGTACCTGCCGCAATATCAGCAGCCGCAGCAATCGCAAGTGATTCGTGAGCCGCAAGCGCCAACGGCTACGATCGTTGGCTTGCGAACTCGTTAAGGATTCGAGCCTGGTGGCATTACCCTGCTGTCAATGCTCGTGCAATCACGGCGGATTTTGAGTAAACTGCAGAGATTCCAGCCTCCGTCTCCGGGAGTTTATTCCCATGAAGTTTGTCGCTGCCCTCGCCTGTGCCTTGTCGCTGATGTTTGCCGTCGGCTGCAACCGCGTTGCCGCCCCCATGGGTGAAGCCGCTGCCGAAGTCACGCCGCCACCACCAGCGGGCGTGCAACTCGTAAAGCTGAAGTTGCCGGGCATGGTTTGCGGCGGCTGCGCGATGGAAGTGAAAGACACGCTGGTCAAGGTCGACGGCATTTCGCATGTCGCGACCAACCCCGACAAGCACGAGTGCACCTTTTGGTTTGCCAAGGGGAACGACGAGATCAAGACGAAGCTCGACGATCTCGCCAAGACGAACGACAAGATCGCGGGCTGGGAACGCGAGAATTAATCGCAAAACAGGCCGCTATTTGGCCTGTTTCTTCACTTCGGCGACGATCACCTCTTCGACCTCCGGCGCCCAGCTCGCGGGCAAGCCGTAGTAAACCATCGCGCCGCCTCCCTCGTAGCCGCCTTCGATCAGAACCCGGCGGCTCGGGATATACGCCATCACATCGTTCGCGTACCCAGCGACCCAAACGTGCTGACCGCCGGTCATCGGCTTGGCGAGATCGCTCTTGAGTCGCAGCGCGTAATCGACGACGACTTCACCGCCGAGCATGACCCACGTCACTTCGCGGCCAAGTTTCCACACAGCAACCGGATACGGATAGTCTTTCGCCAGCGGTTTGCCGGCCGCGAGATCGGCGAGCAACATCTGAGCGCGAGCGGCGACAAACTTGTCTTTCCCTTTCGCGGCTTCCTCGAGCTCTTCTTTGCTCGGCAATGCGCCGAGCGGCACATTAATTTCGCGATAGGTGAGCTTTAGTTCCGGCGCGATCACTTCCGGCACGCGAGTGAGCGCGGCATCGACGGCGTCGGCAGCCTGAGCGCCGTATTTTTCCGCGAGTTCCACCTTTCGCCGCGGCAACGGATTCTGATCGGCGCCGCAGCCAGCCCAAAAGAGGGCGAGACAACCTGGATGCCGCTTTTCGATTTCCAGCTGCGCATAGCCGGGCCAATCGCCGCACCATTCGTAACCTGACAACACGGTCGCATGACAGGCATAACCAAAGAGCACGCCCCGCAGCTCATCGTTCGTCGAACGAATCATCAGCACTGGAAAGTCGTGATCGTGCGGGCCCTGGATTTTTCCCTCGGCTTGCAGCTGCGGCACGTCGGCTTCTTTGTTCGCGCGGCGATTCACGGCAAAGGTGCATTTGGTGTGCTGCCAGGTCAACTTCGTAGGCTGCAGATCTTTGAGCGCCGCACCGGCCAGATCAACGATTTGCCCTTCCAGCGTGCGCGAGTAAGCGGCGATCAACTCTCTTTGCTCGGCTGGCAACAGAAACTCATGCATAGCCCGCAGATTCTTGCCGACGACCGGTCCGCTGTGCGTGTGCGAGCAAAACAGGGCGATCTGCTCCCGCTTCAGGCCATGTTGCTTTTCGATCTTCTCGCAGATGGCCTGTGACAAGTCGCGATCGATGCCGACCAGGTCGAGCGTGATCGCCAGCGCGCGAACTCCCTTCGCATCCTCCAGCACGACGGCTTTGGCCCACAGCTCGGTGAGCTTCCCTTCGGCGGGCTTGTTCCGTGCGCCGTAACCCGCCATCCACATCGGCTTTTCCGGCGTGATGATTTGCTTGGCGAGACCGACCTGCCAGGAATCCGCCGCGCGGGATATGGGCAACAAAACCAAGATCAACAGAGCTGCGGCGAAATACGATTTGAGCATGGCTGCGCCGAAGGAAAGTGGAAAAAGGTAGCTGAATTCGCCAGAATTCAGACCTAGCTGAACCTCTTAACGAACGGTCGTCAATGAAAATCGCACAGCGTCTACTCAACAACATCACTTCACTCGCACGCAGCGTGCTACCGAGCCGTGACAATGGCTACGCGGACCTGGTGGCGGTGGCAAAGCAAGTTCGTCGCTGCCCGGAGATCGCGCCGTGGCACGACTTCGACAAAGAGTTGGCTGAGAAGTACGTCGCCGAGCATGCCGAGCAACTCGCCGCGGCTCGTGCTGCACTGCAGCGACCTTGCCGAATTGAAATGCGGATGGTGAAGGAGTTTTATGAAGAGCATTGGCCGGAGACGCAATCGCTGCGGCAGTTGGCCACCCTGTTTTGCACGGAGGCGCGGCTGGCGAACACGCAACAAGATCTGCCACGCTTGATCCGCGCCGGCATCGACTTGCTGCGACTGGGAAATGCGACGCGAAATGGCG contains:
- a CDS encoding SHD1 domain-containing protein, producing MRKLFRQLYRPGVVWLMILTFGLNTALACRWRASRCCAPCYTICQPAPGCGTAVPAGGSAAMPGAPGTTVQRPELADPADVKPALPPAEPMPPVKPVKPVKPVAPVPPKPVDPAPPVKPADPVPAVEPVPPKPADPAPPVKPADPEPMPPKPADPVDPAPPVKPVDPAPVDPVPPKPADPVDPAPPKPADPKAMPPEVDPFAPPAKPADPKPAAPPAEVDPFAPAPAKPADPAMPAPPKPAAPPAEVDPFAPAPAKPADPAPAKPAAPAEVDPFAPAAAPAPAPAPVKPAAPAEADPFAPAAAPAAAPAPAPAAPAEADPFAPAPAKPADPGKTEPIKVEPKADPVDDLFAPEKPAAPKPAPAPAPAEADPFAPAPAAPAAPAAPAVPAPAAPAKPEADPFADPFKISAEGQLPMRTWNDNTGTFTIEGRLIAIMDGQIRVLKTTGKTTTVPMRRLSDADKKYVEEIVNRHGTTLIGVVAAR
- a CDS encoding M12 family metallopeptidase, with amino-acid sequence MSDAEIRKSPSAAALHGLSIANEDPKRLHALRAPSSGPTEIPTLPSQAAFLNKWDTDTLNVFFINGSTKMQDRVFEQVQKWSDVCNLKFKPSTLANSHVRVTFNRGEGHFSFVGIEALQMRGQQTMNLDMTQDTMLGDYNLSVILHEFGHAMGLVHEHSSPDSNLKFAGMNQLINFFRGKFGEGTTNTAKTQELIEHNILKKYREGEVTKFSKFDPESIMIYALPAEVLAPGSGPMRANLELSATDKKYAADLYGPSSNPNGNQGGKDQNSGDTNSSKKSSDPKQFTAGGEAVGCYLSAGSTVELKLVVPNSQADKRLAIYTTGTTRVMLTLKTSSGTEISLTDKSEHGSPDFMNEVIMKNLSAGDYKVSIKHPSSSGGGSFKIQANSESFDKYLFGRNKAQ
- a CDS encoding heavy-metal-associated domain-containing protein, translating into MKFVAALACALSLMFAVGCNRVAAPMGEAAAEVTPPPPAGVQLVKLKLPGMVCGGCAMEVKDTLVKVDGISHVATNPDKHECTFWFAKGNDEIKTKLDDLAKTNDKIAGWEREN
- a CDS encoding neutral/alkaline non-lysosomal ceramidase N-terminal domain-containing protein, whose protein sequence is MLKSYFAAALLILVLLPISRAADSWQVGLAKQIITPEKPMWMAGYGARNKPAEGKLTELWAKAVVLEDAKGVRALAITLDLVGIDRDLSQAICEKIEKQHGLKREQIALFCSHTHSGPVVGKNLRAMHEFLLPAEQRELIAAYSRTLEGQIVDLAGAALKDLQPTKLTWQHTKCTFAVNRRANKEADVPQLQAEGKIQGPHDHDFPVLMIRSTNDELRGVLFGYACHATVLSGYEWCGDWPGYAQLEIEKRHPGCLALFWAGCGADQNPLPRRKVELAEKYGAQAADAVDAALTRVPEVIAPELKLTYREINVPLGALPSKEELEEAAKGKDKFVAARAQMLLADLAAGKPLAKDYPYPVAVWKLGREVTWVMLGGEVVVDYALRLKSDLAKPMTGGQHVWVAGYANDVMAYIPSRRVLIEGGYEGGGAMVYYGLPASWAPEVEEVIVAEVKKQAK